The Spea bombifrons isolate aSpeBom1 chromosome 4, aSpeBom1.2.pri, whole genome shotgun sequence genome segment ATACATACAAAGCATATGTGCaccatattaaaagaaaaaaatgtgtgtgtgtatatataaatatatatatatatatcgtatatagACCACATGACTGTCTTGGCAAGCATATAATGGGTGCTACCATGTGCCGTAACTGTGTTTTACATTGTTTGCTGTTGACAAGGACAGAGGAGGAGTGTCAGATCATGGTTTTGGGACGGAAAACATGGCAAGACAGAAGATAACCACACAAGGTTATAGAAGGTTACAGAGGTGCAAGAGTGTCAAGCACAGGTCACAGGAAGAGTCCCACGGGAGCCACACTCCCATTCATAATATGTTTGCTTCAGGTCTCCACTCACTAGTTAAGCATATGCTTCACCAAGTACACTTCATTAAAGGTATACTTCATTATATGAAACAATTTATATTCACCGTAAAGGTTTAGTTGAGAGTTTATCTTTAACATTATGGGGCAGATTAAGGGTGAATTACGACAATCTGATTAAAGAATAAACTACTATGTTTAATGCAAGCTACCTCGCTGTTTACGGCAGATGTTAGTGTTTACAGAAGCCGTCTTCATAGGCGTAGAACCTCATTACGAGGAAAGTGACATACAGTGTTTTAAAGGAGTCTCACCCACTAAGGGAATTGTTATTCTCTCCGGGGAACACATTCAGTCACATAAAGAAAACCTCATTTGCAGAGAATCCATCATATAAAAAGTCTCATTTACTGAAAATTACTTGCAGGCCCATGTAGCCTCGAAAAGGGTTATGACCTCCATAATATTACTGTGAAggagaagggggaaaaaagtaacAGTTCAGTTTTCCATCCTTCTCAATAGGAAGTTTCTAtcagttttaacatattttctcTTGCAGAAAACCAGCATCTTGCAGCGATGTAAATTTACCTTGGAACATCCAGAAATCTATTTATTCACATGGAGCTTATATACGCTTCTTGCATGTTAGcaaaaatcacataaaactTCTCAGAGGGAAAGTTTGGCAGCCCACAACAGTGGAGTTTAGCTGCAGAATAagggcaaactttttttttttctttaagcggAGAGAAAAATTGGCCTATCTCGCAAGCAGTGTCAGAATATGGAAATGTTTACAAAATGCTCATTAGGAGAAGTGGGATTCTGAGATAGCAGTAAAATCTGGGGAGACACTTCTAAAGTAGGAGATAAGAGGAGCAGGGATGCTGTAGGGACATGTTATCAAATTAGTGAAACCTGGCTTTttagagagagaagagagggagggagaaagAGGGAGCAAGATCTttgaatgtgagagagagaatggtCACAAGTTGCAGACGAGTGTTTCCTAACTTGTCAACTGCAGATGACAAAAGCAGTGTCCTCTCAAGAGAATAAAACAGAACACCGGACACCGCTGGCAGCTGAGATTAATCAGAACAAGAGTGATTTCTGACCATGGATCCCATCTCTCTGCGGGTTTATGTGGCCTTAAGTTTATTGGTGCAATTTATTTCGGCCAGTCCCATCATGGGCTTGGAAGAAGACTTGCCTTTATATGATGAAGTCCTCACGGAACAGGATGGGTTTGATTTCAACTCCTTGCTGGAAACGATGAAAGATGACTTACTGAAAACTCTCAACCTATCTGGGATCCCAATTCAGGCACCTGTCAAGGTGGAGCCTCCAGAATACATGCTGGAACTCTACAACAAGTTTGCAAAGGACAGAACCACCATGCCCTCAGCTAATATCGTACGCAGCTTTAGAAATGAAGGTAAGAGATTTGGGGACAGACATATCATAAATATTTGTAGGAGACCCTAACTTGATAGTTTCACAAAATGAATTAGTAATTTTTTATGTGCAGATGTAACTGACAGTCATGGTAAGACTAAGAATGTAGACAATATCTGATAATATCTGATAATCTCAGATTCCGTAACCTCGAATTGAATGTctgaaaaaatgtttcttataaTATCGGTAGGTTCTCCTTTGTCAAATTATTGAATTGTAGGCCCTTCATCAATGTGAAATTGATAATGATCTGTAGAAAGAATTTCAAGGTTATAACTTTGATCcatgtaatttaatttatataaacaatTCCAATTAGCTATATCATGGTACCACGATCATAGCGTGCAGACCACCAAAACCTCAATTCTTATAACCCTCATTCTcatattttatctatttatatccTTCCTTCTTTTCTTATTCTATTCCatttcttattcagtttatTTATCTTCTCACATTAGATATAATGGAGTCATGACCCAACTAAAAATGTATTAGACAAGAAAACTATcttcctaaatattttttttaaacaaaatgaagtTGTTGGCTTGAGACCAGCCCACACACCTTCTAAATTAATTTCCACATGATTCACATGGGTCCATCGAActacaaataagtaaaaatatccACCTTCAAACAAACTGTAGAGAAAGGGTTACAATCAGTTGGCTTTTATCATTTCAGATTAACTCTGCATTTCCTGTTTCTCCAGAACATTAACAAGAAAGATGACTATGTGTCTCTACAACCTTCCAAACATCTCAGAATTTATTTGCTCACAAAACAGAAACCTTAAAACCATCACTGACTTTATACAATAGCCCCAGCTGCTTCTCATCTCTGATATCTATTCATCTCTCTCCAAACtcatataaaaataagatattgtTGTGGGAAAGGCTTCATCTAAATTTCTTAGTGTGGTTCAAAGGGCAACGAGACGGTTGCAAAATCAACAAAATCAACATTCATGCATGAGCTTCAAACAACAAATTCCCAAGAATTTGTTAAACACCGAACAGATTAAATGACTTGTTTCCTATACAGAGAAACCGGCATTTCTGTTCGTGTCCACCATATGTTTAGCaggatttgtaaaaaaaaaaaataatatatatatatatatatatatatatatatatatatatatgtttttgatcCAATTGGGGGTCCACTGTCTGATTTggttttccatttaaaatgtatatcgtCATATCTTCATCTCAATAATCATCATATCGAGTCATGTGAATTACCTAGAGgtgtttatattataatttgtaAGATGCAGGATCACAAAAAGAGTGTTAAAGGAATGGTACATCTtcccggcagaggtggttaAACAACGCTCGTGAATGATGCGGTGGATTTTATCACTAGTGAATGAAGTGACAAAGTGGGTGGGTCAAATTAGTCTACATTTAAAGGCGGCACAGCTTTTCggcttcctattttttttttgtcttgtaatTTATGTTCTGCTTTTTAAATAGGCATAAACATGTTAGTCCCGGTTCTGAAAACACTTAGAACACAAAGGGTGTATAACACGGCCAAACTGGCTTTCCCCCAGGATAAATCAGTGCATGTACAGCATACAGGCGAAACGTCTGTGTTCAATTATCTTTAAACTTCCCTAGCTCCCAGTGggctatacattttgaaaaagtaCAGCCGATAAATCTTTTACATGGTCACCATGCTGTTGTGTTTTCACCCACGAAATCTCATTACAGTAATTATGCTTTTGGCTCAAATTTGCCTCAACGACCGAccctttatatattaaatgaattGTGTAAGACTAGTGGTGTGTGTTAGAGAATACTACACGCACAAACTCATTTGACACCATTTGATCCCTAGGCTTAATTTGTATCCCCTGTGCATGTCATCACTTTTAATGCGTCAACCTTGATCATTTTATCTGGGAGTCTTCCATGGATGCATCTTGATTTTTGGTTACCTGAAAGTCACACACTCTGTGAAGACGCAACACATTGAGCGCAGGATACTTTGATGTTTAAGTGTTCATGTTCCAAGACTTATTCCCATCAGATCTGGACTGTGTAATTCtgccacatttttttcattccatTGATCCAGATTTCATTTGATTTTGGGAAAGAGGTATGGGCCAGACTACAGGCATAATCCCGTATTCCCAATGAGTTCTTTACAAGAGTAACAGAACATTCTGTTGGAGTCTGAGGATCGTTGTATTAATGATGGCTTCATTTAAAAAGAACTGGCATATGGGTCTTGCTGCTGGCTGAAATATTGACTGGAAACAGAGGCTGTCCATTCTACTCAAACATCTGCGATTTAAGGATACTTTTGTACTTGCAGGGTAACGTTTAATGAAAAGTAATTAGAAGGACACTTCCTATtctttacatttacatgcaCTTGTTTTGAAAATGCTCTTGATTGAGATCAGTATTGCtattatacaaaaatgtttgAATTCTTGTTATGCAAATAGTTGCTTTGACAAGAATTGCGTTGGGACCTGTGTCTGTCACAAAAGTACCCCAGTATGTAGAGTCTGTGTAAGTGTTATCAAATATGTTCAGGTATTAGACTCTCCAGTTGGCTTTTCATTTGATTGTAACTCAATGTGTACTTCAGCGCTGAAACTTTTCACATTCATGTTCTGACGCAATAGAACAAAAGAATAATTAGTTATTATGAAGGTTTCATTCTATCACATAAAGGATGCATCCGTTATTAATCATCTGAATGGCAATAATCGGATTATCAACTTGGAATCTGATCATAGACATCAGATTCCATTATACCTGAGCTCATTTTAACCTAATGGAATACTAAATACTGTAGGCGAAGAGCTAAGGTTCCAAGGTCATCAACTGAAGATTAGTTCCCTACCAACAACATATTCCACTGGTTTGAGGACCATTTTATTACAACCCTTTGCATGTACTATGACGCACATTAATAATATTCGGATGCATTTCAATACCCACATACCGCCATGGGTATTCACTTTTTAGCAATATCAGCACTGACAAAGCACTGATCAGAGAAATCACTTTTGACCCTGGATTGTCTGCACAAACCATGTTAGATAATACATAGCTATGTTTTAAAAAGCTAAATGATTTACTAGTGTCTTTGGTAGGGTGTAAGTTGGGGCTCTGCAtttgcatttatatatctaGTAAATCCATAAACGAGAAATAAAAGGCATGTTATAGTCACTTACCCTGGGGTAAATGAAACGTAATAGGCTGGCTGACCCAGATTTTCAAATAACTATAGGGAGTGTATTTTACAATAAGCATGGTTTCTTAAAAATACACTTTGATTTAGCAATATAGATTTGTCCTTTTCCTAAAAGCAGAATTAGTTATCAGTGCCTTCAATTGCTGGAGTGTCAGAGATATGAACAACCCATTGGATTGCGTAACCTTAAAGTGGACCTGTCACCTAGGAAACAACAAGGGCCAACAAACACTGCTGtacctaaaaaaataatggaatttACAGTCAGTTTAAGGCTCTCTGTCCTCCCTTCGATCCCCAGGAGTTTAGAATGTGGTTAACAGCGGATGGCGGTTTTCTGCCACCCTACACAATAACGTCTCTCTTGGGCTGTTTGCAAAGTCAGTAGGTAGACTTCCCTGAGCTTTGCTTCTAACTGAAAATATTATACCAATATACTCTTCACCTTCTCTACTTCAAATGTTACTTTTAAGGAGTATTAATGGTTAATGAACAGGTGTGCAATATATTTAACCATTGTAGATTCCAAAGTAGGtcgatttttttaaattaattttattttactgcaaaTCTGTCACCTTTTACCCTTTTACTGAATTTCAGTATAGTAACCAAATATACGTTTTTGTGGTTTTAATAATACTAACACCTAACGCTCTTGTGCTCTCTGACTGAACTGAACAGAGGCAACATATGTTGACATGGGAAGCTTTACTTACCTCGATAAATGCGTGCTCCTATTAAACCCAAAAGCTTCAATTTCTTCCATATAAGCACCTTGTTTCTAATATTCCTGGTACGAACTACACCAGGGTATCTTCTTTATGGTTTCTTGATTACTGTCTATATAGAAACTCTTGCCACTGACATCACCATCACCGAACTAAGTTAATTTGCTAATATCTTCTCCTACCCAACCCTATAACCTCTTCCTGCATTTTTCTCACGTTTGCCTTGGTGGTTTGAAGCAGACCAACCATCTCTAGTTAGCAGCCCTTTTAAACTATATGCACTGATCTCTCTATCTAAaccaaatattaataaaagtctGAGTCAATGCACAGCCCCATGGCACAGTGGCTTAACTCAATTTAAAACCAAGGCTTTCTGCTCTATAATGAGCTCTCGTAATAAACCTTATCCATTACAGATGCTATAGGTCCTGACACCATGAAGTCTGGTTAATGTGGTTAATCTCACAGGTTGAGCGTACCGTATGCAGGGCCAACGTGAGCTTTCATAACCCGTAGTTCAATCAGTGAATAAACCcggagggaatgtaaacatatatGTGTACAGTAGGAATTATGAGCAAACTATATGAGCTGAAAGGTTCTTATTTGTCGTCAAATGTGATGTTTCTATATAGGAATGAGCAGTGACGATTGCTACATTGCTTTGTTGGATATCTAGGGGTTTTTTCCCATTAACATTCAGTTTACATTAAACACCTACATATTTTGTAATTGTAatataaacaaattataaatgCATTAACAACAGGGGCATCGGAACATTTCAATCAGCATCAACTCAATCTCTACCAGTAAGAACCTGAAATTGTGAATAAGCAAACAATTACTACTCAAGGCCCCTCTCCCTCCAGCCTCAAGTCTGCTTATAATTAAACCCTCATCAGCGTTCTCTTTTTACTTCTCAGAAGGTTTACTTCCCAGATCTACCATATTGGGTTCTATCAACTGCATGTAGACTAGTAGAGCAACGTTCAGTATTGACAACTTGACAACTTTGGtgagcactatatatatatatatatatatatatatatatatatatatatatatagatatataatttaaaaatcctGTCTTCTCATAATGGGAACTACCCTCTCAACTATGTCTACATGATTACTTCTTCTTAATAACTCATCTTATCCTATTGGTAAGTTACTGATGGTGGACACAGTCTTTGTAATGGTGGTtagggagaagagagaaaacATCAGATGGGAAACGTCAGAATGATTAGATAACGCTGGGCCTGCCGCTCGGACACATGGATGTAAGCTTCTATTCGGTGAACCTTTTAtgcaaatatctccaaaacaattaaattgaTTGACACTTCATGGGGCTTTAGGCAAGATACCAGTTTGATGGCCCTCCTAATCACTTATCACATATGGGGGTATTTATCCCTGCTACACAAGATCCAAGCCTTTaagcatttaaatattatatatacagtatatatatatatatatatatatatatacacagtatatatatatacacagtatatatatatacacagtatatatatatatacacacatatacacactggctGGGCCTTGTGCATGATCTgtacttctttattttattgtaactcATGCCTGATGCATTTCATTTCTCTCATATTTTTAGGTTCGCCTAACCCTGGTGGAAATCTAGTCAATAAATCTCTGCACTTATGAGTGTAATACTTCCTCAGATTTCCTGTAAGCTTTGTACCCTCCAATTTCCGAGCAAACTAAGTTCCTGTATCAGGGCCGCACTTTAATATTTCTTGGCAAGTTGATCCCATAATGTCAAAATAGTCTTGCCTTTTCCTCACAAACAGGTcatatttatgtaatttaatgttCACTTGCAACACTGATGCCGAAATGAGACTAAATGAAATAATTGTACAGAATTGGTATAGAGTAATAGAATAGCATTACCCAGAACCCCTTGCTGGAATGTTTCTTTAATCTCTACGATTCTCTGTGTAATTCGACCTCAAGCGGGATGTCATGGAGAAGAAATATACCATTATTGCTTTTCAGTGCATATTGTAGGCACAAAAACACATCTGTGCCGAGCACTGAAAAAGGTTAAAACAACATTTGTTAAATATCCATTAAAAGTCAGCGTTTTAGTTTGGCAGGGTCTTTCACCAGGGACCTAATCACTGAATGGATCCACCACCCTAAAATGCTTACGGTCCACAATCAGAGACTGTGAAAACTAGGCATCAATCACAACGTGAGAGAGAATGGGTATTAAGATACTTAAAAATCTCTTAGAATTGGCTCTTGGTtgtaaaaagacagaaaaagaaTGCATCTATATATCATATCTGAGTAAAATGGAAGATTCTAAAAATGCATTCTAATATAAAACGAGGACAGCAGGTTCACATGAGTAATACCTATAAGATAAAGACTTATGCCCAAAAATCTCAAAGTATGTTGCTTGTTATAGCGTCTGGTGCATTGTATGATAAATGGTACTCATCCAATCTTTTAGATGCTTAGATGAAGCCTTTTCACCATATGTTCTAAATGCATACATCCCTCCACTTCAAACAAGTGTGCGAATGTTCTGAAcacaagttcccaggcatgaaaGGTGCTAACAGCACGGGACCAACTTAGGAATAGTGTGGATATACACTAAGCAGACCTCTTCACTGTACAGAACTGCAGTGTTCAGCGGGGCTATTTCAGGGTACCTGCTCTTAGCAACTACAAGGATGTGTTTAAAGCATAAAGTTAGGGAGCTTAAGATACAAGGCAATAGTTGTAACATGTTAGCTGCCTGTGGGCACCATGATGATAAACAACACGTTAAGAATATCAAGTAACGCATGCAGTTGACAGCCATGACTTGCTTTATCTGTATCGTCAATCATTTACTTATTCATTTTCAATCACATGCTTgactgtatacatttatagatcTATTCTGTTGCAATTTTCTTTTAACAGTGCCTTCATTTTAACATGTCTTCATGTAGCTCCATAACTAGGTTGCTCAATGGGTACCATGGCCATTTTCCCAGAACTCAACAAGGGGCCCTCTTGAAAGCTAATCTCAGGGCCATGGTGAGGACCATCCTATAGATCCATAATTAAATAGACTTTGCAGCAAAAGGTTGGGAGACTTTCATGACAACAAACATATGTGTATTGCCCAAAAGCCTTGTCTTGTTTTCTAACTCAATGTTCTATGTGTTTTCTAGATTACTCAGTGCCCTACAATGATGCCTTGGGTGTGAGGAAGTTTCAGCTGCTCTACAATGTTTCAATACCTCACCACGAGTTATTAGTCATGGCGGAACTTAAGCTCTACATGTTAGTTCCAAGAGGCAATGTAATGTACAAAGGAGCGGGCAGGAAAGTCACTGTTTACGAAATACACAGTGAGGGAGAGGGAACACGAAAGGCGGTGGAATTGGCTTCCAGGTTGGTCTACAAAACCAGCAGTGACTGGGAGATGTTTGATATCACAGAGGCTGTGCGGCGCTGGGGTAGATCAGAATTTACAACTCACAGACTGGAAGTCCACATACAGAATCCAGATATTGATCTAGAAGATGGTGGAGAAGACAAACTAGACATAGATGTTAAACCAGAAACCAAGCATGAACCCTTGCTGGTTGTTTTTTCAGATGACCAAAGTAGcgagaggaaagaagagaaagaggaacTGAATGATATGATTAGCCATGAGCAGCTGCTGACTCAGGACAGCACAGAATTTGGTGAAGCAAATAACATGCCCAGTGAGGAATCCTTGCTGCAAATGAGATCCAACATTATTTATGATGCCAGCTCCCGAACCAGGAGAAACGCAAAGGGCAATTACTGTAAAAAGACTTCACTCTACATCGACTTCAAAGAAATCGGATGGGATTCCTGGATCATAGCGCCCACCGGCTACGAGGCTTATGAGTGTCGTGGAGTGTGCTCTTACCCACTGACAGAGCATGTCACACCAACCAAACACGCCATAGTGCAAACACTGGTTCACATGAAGAACGCCCAAAAGGCATCCAAAGCCTGTTGTGTTGCCACCAAACTGGATCCCATATCTATCCTCTACATGGATGCAGGAGTGATGACCTACAAGTACAAATACGAGGGCATGGTGGTTtcagagtgtgggtgcagatAGTAGTTGTGTAATACCGGTTCTTGTaaatttgtacattttgtatttcCTTATTTAAAGAGTTTATTTAAGTGTGTACAGATAATataagtttttaaaaatttgtttaaaaataggCCAGTTTTACCAAGCAATGCAGAGTAATATGGCGCTGTCTATTCTGTCGTAATGTTGAGCTATGCCATGTCCTATTGCTTTGTAGAGCAAAGTAAAACAGGGtctctgtcttcttctctgTTGGTCACTTCATCTCTAAATGGGGTTTAACTGTAAGACGTTTGCTAAGATTGGCACCCACAGCCAATAACTAGACTGATTTATGCATTTACATGCTACTAAGTGTTATTGGGActgtacaacaaaaaaaaaccaaggtgCCCAGGACTGGGGCATTATCTCTTAGCATGAGCTGCTGTGACACCTCAGCAACCCAGTGGACTTTAATTTGAATGTAGACAAATCTTGTCCTGCCTGCACTGTTGATTTTATTGgacctttctttcttttagtcTCAacaactatgttactatatgtaAGGCAACAAATCATGAACCTATGAATTCGATTGTAGTCATGTAACCTAATACTGCAGGCAAAAAATGAGATATGCAAGATATTCATTAAATGCAGTTTCTGTAAAATTGCATGCGCACCTTTTTAGGGTGATATTGTTTGCCCATTTGTTCACAGATCTACTTAGCATGAGTGTCAAATTGTAGAAAATATTGTTGCGAGATAATTTGATTGatgttttttcccaattttccaTGCAAGTCAACCACAAAATTCTTTAAcgtcaattcatttttttcataaaattataatatgatTCTATAAGGTCTTCTGATTATAAGTCCCTTGGTTTTAAGTGTACCTACATGTATGGGAGGATGTCCATTTTATGATTTACATTGCCAGGTCTCCAGTCCAAAATATCCTAGAGTACAAACACAGCTAAATTATAATCAGTGATGTTTATTCCCGAGTAGCGAGTTGAGGTGAAATGAAAAAGCCTTTCCCTACTAAATTCCCTATTAAATATGTAGCTCATCTTGCAGGAGCAACTTGCTGGAGTGGGCTCTTCATAATACACACTTAATTCAGTTTTATCTATATGACTTTCCTCTCATGGCAAATTGCTTTTAATTCACTCTTTTTCAACAAACACATATGTGTCTAATCTATTTAACACCCATATATAATACAGTATGTCTCTTGGTTATGAATCAATAATGTGGAATGGTTCTACAGAGTATTTGCCAATCATGACAGTAAAATCACTAATATTACATAAGGTATTACCAGCTTCCAATGTGATCAATAACATATGAATTatagaaggctttccacaagctTTTGCAGGGTCTCTGTGgtaatttttgcccattcatcctgtagagtatttgtgaggttggcactgatgttggatgagactcTTGGcctgcaatctccattccaattcatcccaaagctgttcgatagggttgaggtcagggctctgtgtggccggtcaagttcttccacaccaaactcatccaaccatgtctttatggagcttgctttgtgcgctggggcacagtcatgctggaacaaaaAAGGGCCTTCAccaaactgttcctacaaaggtccccttcagcataccaagacattttagacaatgctatgcttccaagagtggaagctgttatagctacaaaggaggaccaactacatattaatgtctatgtatttagactgCAATGCCATAAAAGCCCATGTTAGTGTAATCATCaggtgtctcaatacttttgcccatatGGTACCATAACATGTTAAAAAGGGCTGAGTTAACAGCTTTATCCTATAATAGTATTTCAACCAACGATGGGTAATGTCATGGAACTCTTTCAGAAGTGTTCCCAGCAAATCTCATGAGACAAAATTTGACACAGATACAAAAAGGCTCTGGGCGTTCGTCAATGCTTTAGTGCTTGGAATCTTGTTTGCAATGTTGTATTTAGTAAAGTGTTCAATTCACCGGAGTAGGTGGCTCCGTATGATGTATTTTGGGGATTCAGTTGTGGTTTTACACCAAATGTGGCAGTTCTTTAAAGAAAACTGAATCCCTAAGCTGAATTGAAAAACAATTACGGAAACTAGAACAATTAGCAGGTACATTCCACTAGCTGCCATGGCGATTGTTCCATACGTAGAACTTTTCCCAGAACGTCCTATTTAAAATAttgctctattttttttttttttattattgagtaATGGCTTCCCATGTGGAAGCGTTCTACATTAGAGCCGATGCACACGTGGGCAGCGTATCACGTTTGTATTCCGCTAGTTAATGGAACACACATGGATCTGAGTAAAATTCTCACCATATTATAAAGGAAAGTCAAGGGGGCa includes the following:
- the BMP10 gene encoding bone morphogenetic protein 10, translated to MDPISLRVYVALSLLVQFISASPIMGLEEDLPLYDEVLTEQDGFDFNSLLETMKDDLLKTLNLSGIPIQAPVKVEPPEYMLELYNKFAKDRTTMPSANIVRSFRNEDYSVPYNDALGVRKFQLLYNVSIPHHELLVMAELKLYMLVPRGNVMYKGAGRKVTVYEIHSEGEGTRKAVELASRLVYKTSSDWEMFDITEAVRRWGRSEFTTHRLEVHIQNPDIDLEDGGEDKLDIDVKPETKHEPLLVVFSDDQSSERKEEKEELNDMISHEQLLTQDSTEFGEANNMPSEESLLQMRSNIIYDASSRTRRNAKGNYCKKTSLYIDFKEIGWDSWIIAPTGYEAYECRGVCSYPLTEHVTPTKHAIVQTLVHMKNAQKASKACCVATKLDPISILYMDAGVMTYKYKYEGMVVSECGCR